agctgttatgggcttcagacccttaagaCCCTCAGACTCAGACCCTTCGATTTTTATacgtaaaatttattttaattttagtaGAAGTTTTACTTCCATAAAAAATGTCGTCGAAATTGAAGAGACACAAGTTTAAACTTTAGGCTCCAAactgtgtggtattcattgttatcacgaggAGCTCATAGGAGAATTACCGGGAGCCAAAGAttgcgtatagtggaatgcttcataggtaaaagcaaatgcaaatttgcccataaacattccattaaggaacagggtcgtacttctcacatatcaataaatgctgttcgattcaagtttaagggagGGTAACCCCAGGTATATGcggtagctgcaattgcagtatATTGGTGAGTGGTCTTAGAGAGAGACCGGGTGACattggctcttgcttaaataccgaGTGCTTATAATACTCGATATGATAATAGGAATTATTGGCGCATTTAAATAACCTGTGACCATCACGTTCTCACGTCGATCGGTCCTTTTGACCAGAATGACCTTGCTCGCCTGTAGTAGCTTAATTGGGAtcgcatatttcgatgtcttaATATAAATAGGGCCTAAGAGAAGGGAAGGGAAGGTgtatctgatattcgtcttccagaataaataaaagataccaactaaattttttgtttctttacatGGGAAGAAAAAAACTTGACTTATGCCTTTTTTGAAATCGTTATAAATCGGTTATTGCAATTGTATCCTCCTAAAATTTTGGCATTTGTCTTCCAGAATAAAGGAAAAAActgtattttgggaaaattgattTTGGTCCTTTTTATCTTAAGCAATCGATAtgaggctacaacaacaacagggtcGGCAAATATaaggggtcgattatggatgtcAACACAACTATAGTTGCGTTGCCAGAAGATAAAATCATGAAATAAATATAAGTTTAaagttggaatttttttttagtttgattCAATATCAATGTTTCGAAAGTTCAGGCACTAAGTTATTTGTAAAATAATATGCAATTGAATGCAGAAATTGAcatttctataacaaatttgcCCCTTGGTAACTCAACTGAAGTTCGATTGCAATCCATTTCTCatatggaccacctccatcaggagaaaaAGAtcttaccagtgcgaagacacaaCTACTAACATAactaatattttaatataaaaatatttttttgtccaaataTCGGGTTTTCACCCACATTTCATTGAATTGTTGATATAAGAATTATGTATTATCTTCCAAAGACTTACAGGCATGCTACATGTTTCGAAAAagatatataaaattcattgTGATTGTTATTCGTCAACATTGTAAGCTTCACTGAAGCTTAAGctagaaaaatattattaaaaatattcaacTATAAAAACtttctaatttcatttttatatataaaaaaataatcctAGCTTTAAATTCATACTATAAATTAGAGTATTAAactattaaacaaaatttccataaaggcGATTAAAATTATCAAAGTTCATCCTTGTCATCAAACTCATAGTCCTCCTGTACGGGCGCATCATTGCAATAGTCCGAGTCTTCTGAACATATCTTAATATCTAAATGTTCATCCAGGGTATCGGCTTTGAAGTGTTTGAATATAACATCTTCGTAGTTTTCTACAAACTCAAGGCACTGAAATGATCAACAAGTTTTTGTTATGCCTATGTGAAGTCTAAGCGATAATCTTTTACTTACGTAGTGGCCCAAACTTTTGTTCATATCTCCATCTTGGACAAAATCGACTTCGCTTGATAGCGGATTCATTTTGCCATCGACCATTATCTTCAATAAAGTAAATTTTCCAGTCTTCTTGTGGGTAGCCTTGAGGTAATCATCCATTTTTTCGCAGATGTTATCCATAACTTCGCTTAAGAACATTTCGGATTTGGCCATGACCACACTTTTGCCTACAGCATTTCCACTGGAGTCTAAACGAAACCCGCTTACTTCGATTTTCTTCTTGGGATCTACCTTGGCCACTTCTTCCTCCATTTCATTGACCACAGCCTTGCAGACTAAAAATCAaatgtattattattattattaatgaaAGCCGGTTTGTATTTCATAGCCCATTCGAACTTACCATGGCATTTTACCTCGTCCACTGTGAAGCCTAAACAAGGCAGACATAGGCCAGCAAACACACAGGTCAATAACAAAAACGATGTCTTATCCATAACTCCTTTGTGGCTTTGTTAAATGCTTatagcttttataggccttttATCTGAAATAGAACTTTCTATCGAACATGTGAATAAAATTACGTGGCCAAAAATATAACAATCAACAGGGGAAATCAACATGAAACAGCTGTTCGAAACGAGATGCCATATCAGACGTTAATTAAACTAAAATATTACCCGCTTGAATGTTGAACGATTTGTTAAGTCACACCCATGGTACAAGAACTTAAAGGTatggtcatgcgaacagctaagtgctacttttttaattttgacaaatttcctaaTGTCAAACATTGATGTGTATGTGTTGTTTACATGAAAACAAAGTACTTGGAAAACGAAATACTGAACGTTGGTAAAATATTGTTATTCAGAtttagttttgaaaaaaaaatgcatggTCGTTTTCGGTTCCTTGTGGTTGTTTTCGTGGCAATAGCAAATCATCTGTTTGGAAGATTTAATATTTTCACCATCACAACTTTTACATGAGTATTTTATTGATTTCATAATTGATTCGGCTTCTACTTCTTGATGTGGTCTCtcgtttacttttttattttctttttttcttcttcttaccTCGGCTGACACATTGCTGCCCAACCGGCATTTCCCATTACGAGTTGAAACAATCCACCAGGATTgcacagaaaaatttttgttgttgggcaaaaaaattaagaaaaacgaaccattgaaatcaataaaacacaaaaatgatgccggcaatggtttcaagtgttgccactttgcttttttgtcattttcctcacgataagcagagtactacttttccgcctatttttaaTCAACTTTGTTTTATATGGAGGTTGACAACATCCAGCTTGGAAAGCTGAACTGAATACTCAgtacaaaaaccaaaatttatatggtgcaatccgtcaTCTTgttatcaagctgatcgacgttttgccaacacacgcaaagaaatttATTTGCGTGTGTACATACGTGTGAAtccatgagcagagaatatgcgataaGGAATATAACATCAAAGAGAATGtgaacaaaaatctgacattttaataccgtcaaTCCTGGCCggatgttaacagctgttcgcgtgagaccacctttttatatCCGCCTTGATCTGCGTGAAGTTATCAACGATAACTTGCAAGATAGCAGTAATACAGGGtgacacaaacacacaaaaactCAGCATATTCGGAAATTGTCAACTGTTTTTAGCTGCTGTCACCATATAATACTCTGGCGACAGTAGCTAAAAACAGTGGGACATTCTTTTGGTGCAAAGGTTTCGTCTGTGATGCATAGGTGCGTTtgtgagggaatgtcctactgaacgaAATCAGCAAGTCCTTTTGCTTCAAAGTCTATTATTTAAAATATgtaatcatgaaaaaattttgcttaaagcgATCATAGTACCACCCTTAATTTGTGATCTTCCGTACATTTATAATGAAACGATATTTCAGCTTTGAATGAAAAACGGCGGGTACACATTGTTCGCATTGGAGATTTATTTCAACCTCATTGAATATATATCTAatgttttaaactttttttacaccacataaaattttatttgtactaAAATTGCCTAGTTTtgctatatacaaaatttatcgTCCAAAAAGTGTGGCAGATCGGGCAAAcaaatttatcatttttttatCACATGTGTTTGCGAGTGACAATTTGACTAGAGCTGCGTACTAGgcttaaatttgcaatttatttcaAATATAATGTCACCCTGTATAGTTGCCATCATGTTACCATCAACCGTATTTGTGCTGCACTCCCGTTTCTAAGTAAAAACACGGATAGATTGTTCTACGAAACACAATTCTGGGATAttaccaaattaaaggtattgatcTTTCCTTTAATTTGGTATTGCCATCTTGTGAGTTATCGTTGGTAACTTCACGCAGGTGGTAATATATTTTGCTCCTATCCATtgctgagtttacatggcacatttgATAAATGTTGGTCATTGTAATggtattggtgaaaacaaaggtgtattcgtcacatgtacacataaccatcagccatggctgaaaaatcaaaatcacttgattttttcgatgaatgacgtctatcgattaccgtttacaaagaaatgtttAACCATaaattgacagatattgaaaacacgttctgtgacaaataaggttaagaaatgagaagtaaagtatgaaaaattaaataaaatcaaagaaaagaaaaagtcaCGATGTcacacgatgagtacgatcatgatgtgccatgtaaactctgcttatgtcatggtacaattaagaggatGATGAttaagcacaacaacaaaaaactaccCCTAACGAAAGTACCTTAACTGGCAAATACCataaatttaaatgtcaaaGTGGATTTAAAAATGAACTTTGATGTACAACTTATCTTtcacaaatgtgttttatatttgtattttcatcagtGTACTACTgatttgttgcttatgtgtggaatatcggatcaaatagaacatgtttttaaaattttaggaaaaaattgCAGCTGTGCTATctagcctttgacatttagatttactacaaaatcaaaacaaaacaaaaaattatacttgGTTGTTCGCATGATCCCActttataagtgcatcctgtaTCTATGTGCAGCTTTTTTCCGACTATTCaacttcaaaatcgattattcgacttttgtTTCAatgaaagtcgacttcgacttttttgcacaaaatgtcgattaatcgattagctGGAAGTCGACTTTGGGATCCCTAATTTTGGATGTACTGACTTTTTCATTTCACTTGGATTGTAAATTTTACTTAAAGGTGTCTTTGGAATTTAATTTCGTGTCGTTGTGATTTTCGTCGCAGTAAATTACTACAAAGGTGAGTAAATCAATAATATCAtctgaaaaaaatatgtataataaaatggagaaaattttaaattgataaAGAATATTTAACAAAACGCAAGAACTATGTAAATTAGGAAAAAGTGTGGTGTGCTGGTGCCAATGTGATTTTTGTAGTATATGTATTAGAAAATGAGACAACAACGTCGTCGTCGATGTCATTTTTTTTTCCGTCTACTTGGGGCTTGGCTAGTTGGCGGAAGCAGCAGCAGccttgaaattaaaacaaaatcgataaatgcattaaaaataattcattttcgAAAATATAAACTTGAAAACACACTGCAAGGAATTATTTAGTCTAACGGTAATAAAATGCAGCAATAAATGCTGCGTTATGGAAAGAAAAAGGCTTTGTCTTGAAAAGAAATTGATTTAATTCAATCAAGATGGCGGCGcatgaagaaagaaaaaaaattatgtgcgCTTTGTGTTTTTAGGTTTCTACGAAAAGAGAGACTACCTACGTTTACAAAACAATTCGACGGTGATACGAATGGTTGTTTGTGTGCAACTCTATGAAgatatgaaaaatataaaaacttcaTGGAGGTGATGAAAATCCACGCCACTTTTGGAAAGACAAGGTCTTGCAAGACAGCTTCAATTTCTTTTACTCTGAACAAATTTCACTTCATCATTTGCAGTAGTATGGGTACATACACACATTCATGTATGCATGCTTAAGTGTGTATATGTACCACCTTACATTTGTATTCATGAGAAGacttgtttaattttcatttttcaaagtGTATGAAAAAGACAGAACTTTGACCTCCATTTCGATGGAAAAAGTGGAAATTTCCCTAactaaatttgtaatttgtaaaatAACAACGCAGTTTTACTTTGTTATTGAAAAATCGTTAAAGCATTTCGCTTATAATTGGAATTGAGGTCAAAATCACAAAGAGATATGTATGCATGTAGGTTCGTGTGTCTGTATGTAGGTTGATGATAAAGAAGGGGATGccatcaaagaaaaaaaaaataacctcaAACTTTGTCATCATTGAAACTTGTTAGCAAATACAAATGAACATCCATCCACCATTTATGTACGTTAGTAGGAAAAAGGGGTGGGGTTGGCTTGAAGGGTGGGTTTTTCCACCCCCACCGCGACCaagcaaaacacccctaatcatCATCCTAAAACACCCAGCAAAACTTTGTTGTCACTTGGAGAAATATGGAGAAATCAATGACCTGTTTTAAGAAATTCCGgacgcacacatacacacaagtaTCCCCTCCACATTTTTTTCTTCGTTTCGTTTTTGTCGAAGTGCATTGTACCGTCATTTATGACGTTTGTTGGGTGCTGCTGTAAAAAGGACTTTCTCCTTGATGAGAAGAAGAGAGCGTGTAACGTCGACGTCAAAGCAGGGGAGAACACTAGAGAGGCAGAACGAAAATGTGATCAAACGCCACTTTGTTCTTTCTTCTCATTGCATGTGACGTTTTGGCGTACTTTGTTTGCTCAATGTGAGTGATGTGATGATGgtctttttgttttcattcctTTGTTGTGTGGGGTCTCTGGCTCTGGAAGAACAAAGAAAGTCCCCATGCACGAAATCAACCAACAGCAGCGGCAGCAGTACAACAGACAAAAACACTTCTCCTCATATACTAACTAAGTGAACGCATACACACGCGCACACCTATACAGCCTTCGTTCGTATAATGCATGGAATTAAAATGATTCATTAAACCACCACCACGACTGCTGACTACTACTGTGACTACCGACTGACGTTGGAACGGGTACTGCGGGTAAATTCTTTTAACCTCAAAAGCAAATTAGCAACAATAACATAATCATTGCTATTGGCTTTGTTGGTGTATAAATTGTGATTGAATGTGTGCGTGTGCCCGTcgcgtgtttgtgtgtgtgagtgtgcatTGAACAAAAAGCAGTTGAATATAATTaaatggtttgttgttgttgttgtttgttgttgatCTTGAGGTAATTGTTTATGGAATATAAACGACGGACAACATGCACTCACTCAACGCAACAGAAAACGGTAAAATGACATCGAAAATTAGCAGGAAGCAGCAGCACAGCACCGCATCACCAGCTATATTCATGTAGTTAGTCTGGAGGCAAAAGCGGATGTTTCGATATCTGTTTTTAGTACATGAGTCACAGAAATTTTGGTGAATTTGTTTATGTCTGAGACAGTTTTTTCTAATATATAGCATTAGTTACTATCTCTGATTActaatttaatttatattgtTTATCTCTTTCTTTTTCCCCATTCTCAATTTCTCTTTGCAGGACTTCAAGACATCTATTTATTAATTATACATATACACTTGATATTGTCGTAAATTCCTTAGCATATTATTACAGAAAATCCTCTTATAAATCCATTTTGAAATACATaatctatttattttttaattccaCGAAATATCCGAGATAACAATCCCGAGAATTGTCACGTAAATACATATAAACATACATACGTACGTAGTAGATCCGATCATCAATTTTGTTTCGTTCGTATTAAGAGTCAGTCGAGTCGCCGGAGAAAGTGTCAAAGATTTGAACGCGATTTCTTGTCAACTGAATTTGTTGCTCTTGTACTATCTAGAAAATTTCTTGTGTAATTGAAaactaaataagaaaaaaagagcTTTTCTCTAAGTGtaattgtgtttttgtttagaaaaataaCTACAGCGGCGGCATTGCGTGCATTGAGCAGCAGTGCGCCTCGGGACTTTccgaaaagcctaatacaaAAGGACAATATCTTAAAAGAATAAAGTGAACGTGCTAGCAATACTTAAAAGAGTTGCAGCAGctagagaagaagaagaagaaagaaaaaaatattctgttgatCCTGagttatttacaaaattttcaccaTTCCTCATTCAACGTTAAATAGTCATTTCTCTCAGTCTTACGACGATAACCGACAGTGTTGGGACTCAGGAACCAACATTGTTCAAGCGCAAAACACTGATAGTAATTTCGCGTTGCACGGTCGCTTTTATAAAACAAGCACCATTGAGGGAGGCAGCAGTACCGGTGATCCAAGCATTGGCGGCAGCAATTTGAAGCTAGCAATAACGGCTAATCAAGACGATACTGAGTGCTTTAACGACAGCTTTAGCAATCGAGGAGGAGGAGGCGGTGGCCAATCCCCGCCGACACCTACTGTCGGTAAAACCTTGCTGAACACCAGTGCGAACCTATTGCCGATAACAACTGCATCGGACACATTTAATAACTTGAAGAATCTGTTGAAGATTGATAAGGGCTCGTCGCCGACTAGCAACGGTAGCTTAGGCAACCATCAGGGCGGTAGTGGTATTCGTTCCAAGGATTCGATTGGTGGCGGTAGCGGCAGTTACAACAAGCGTTCGCCCAACTCAGGCGAGGGTGCTCGCAATAGTTTGAACGGCGGCAGATCTGGAGCTCCTGGTGCTTCGGGACACTTTTCAACTGGTTATAGCAAGAATTCCGCCAA
The genomic region above belongs to Stomoxys calcitrans chromosome 5, idStoCalc2.1, whole genome shotgun sequence and contains:
- the LOC106081932 gene encoding protein seele, translating into MDKTSFLLLTCVFAGLCLPCLGFTVDEVKCHVCKAVVNEMEEEVAKVDPKKKIEVSGFRLDSSGNAVGKSVVMAKSEMFLSEVMDNICEKMDDYLKATHKKTGKFTLLKIMVDGKMNPLSSEVDFVQDGDMNKSLGHYCLEFVENYEDVIFKHFKADTLDEHLDIKICSEDSDYCNDAPVQEDYEFDDKDEL